One Nicotiana sylvestris chromosome 12, ASM39365v2, whole genome shotgun sequence genomic window carries:
- the LOC138883618 gene encoding uncharacterized protein — protein sequence MYQDMRQHYWWRRVKKDIIAYVARCLNCQQVKYEHQKPGDLFQKIEIPEWKWERITMDFVVGLLRSQRKFDAVWVIVDRLTKSAHFILVAISYSSKRQCQSPVGWFEPGEARLLGTDLVQDALDKVRIIQDSLCTAQSKQKSYADCKERWLIDLHCLRAYQSYIQCFMCLCFGNNGNPSHVLDFRTVQLDKDLSFEEEPVATLDRQIRQLRSKSFPSVRV from the exons atgtatcaggatatgcggcagcattattggtggagaagagtGAAGAAGGacatcattgcatatgtggctcggtgtttgaattgtcagcaggtcaagtatgagcatcagaagcCTGGTgatttgttccagaagattgagattcccgagtggaagtgggagcggatcactatggacttcgttgttggactcctacggaGTCAGAGaaagttcgacgcagtgtgggttattgttgataggctgaccaagtcagcacatttcattcttgtggcaatCTCCTACTCTTCCAAGAG gcagtgtcagTCGCCGgtgggatggtttgagccgggtgaggctcggttgttgggtacggatctggttcaggatgccttggacaaggtcaggattattcaggatagtcTTTGTACAGCTCAATCCAAgcaaaagagctatgccgactgcaag gagaggtggcttatagacttgcattgcctccGAGCTTATCAatcgtacatccagtgtttcatgtgtctatgctttggAAATAATGGCAATCCatctcacgtgttagatttccgcactgtccagttggacaaggacttgtcttttgaggaggagccggtagctactCTTGACCGACagattcgtcagttgagatcaaagagttttccttctgttcgtgtttag